The Brasilonema sennae CENA114 genome includes a region encoding these proteins:
- a CDS encoding HpsJ family protein: protein MTKSNSDKFIPVVQELQDFAFSQQGSMTIVRSLGYGLLLLALFDIIEMFIPPNFMNPVWEFQTMGMLVEKVPVPLIGLVLVFFGELHSRTKLEIPVLKFLSWLTLLLGILFFLLIPLGLVSTIRLNSQNAAQVKTVSTQQIYQAEQLEQQVTKASPEQIDKFFKSQGRKIDKNPQELKEQLLSDVSKAKQEIKTQAEATQSLRGLSLIKTSVKWNLGAVVAGTLFISIWKGTRWARN from the coding sequence ATGACAAAATCAAATAGCGATAAATTTATTCCAGTCGTTCAAGAACTACAAGACTTTGCCTTCAGTCAGCAAGGCTCGATGACAATAGTGCGATCGCTGGGCTATGGTTTATTATTATTGGCATTGTTCGACATCATTGAGATGTTTATTCCGCCCAACTTTATGAATCCTGTATGGGAATTTCAAACAATGGGGATGCTAGTTGAAAAAGTTCCAGTGCCTTTAATTGGACTAGTTTTAGTGTTTTTTGGGGAGTTACATTCACGAACAAAATTGGAAATTCCTGTTTTAAAGTTTTTATCTTGGTTAACTTTATTATTGGGAATATTATTTTTTCTATTAATACCTTTAGGACTAGTAAGTACCATTAGATTAAACAGTCAAAATGCCGCTCAAGTAAAAACTGTATCGACTCAACAAATATATCAAGCTGAACAATTAGAACAGCAAGTAACTAAAGCCTCACCCGAACAGATAGATAAATTTTTCAAGAGTCAAGGTCGCAAAATAGATAAAAATCCTCAAGAATTAAAAGAGCAATTGTTATCAGATGTCTCAAAAGCTAAACAAGAGATAAAAACTCAAGCAGAAGCAACTCAGTCTCTTCGAGGGTTAAGCTTGATTAAAACTTCTGTAAAATGGAATCTTGGTGCTGTGGTTGCAGGAACTTTATTTATCAGTATTTGGAAGGGAACCCGTTGGGCAAGAAACTGA
- a CDS encoding AI-2E family transporter, with the protein MQTRKLLNWWETLTPVARFLTITLFAPLLVLNGWAISAIFHYFHSLIVILVGASVLAFLLNYPVSWMQRQGARREQVAILVFLLALSVLLALGVTLVPLALTQAQQLVARIPELIDSGRSQLMMLNEKADSFGLPVNLDALVSQINDRVKGQLQAIAGQVLNLAVVTVTSLLDFILTMVLTFYLLQHGDELWESLVYWLPVKFREAFSDTVRLSFQNFFISQLISSTCMASALIPIFLWLKVPFGLLFGLTIGIMALVPFGGSVGIALTTLIVALQDFWMGTRVLAAALIVQQILENFIAPRILGSFTGLNPVWVLISVLTGARIGGLLGVIVAVPSAVVLKTVLSAIRPYSSVSSGSNVEVLPQGSSESSNTKNDETAGDSITADSKAHSTEVAAPVSVEVSPSTAQTNHPGANPSKTVAPQWNP; encoded by the coding sequence ATGCAGACACGCAAGCTCTTAAACTGGTGGGAAACACTTACACCCGTAGCACGATTCTTGACAATAACTCTATTCGCTCCACTGCTAGTGCTTAATGGTTGGGCGATTAGCGCAATTTTTCATTACTTTCACTCCCTAATTGTTATTTTAGTCGGGGCGTCAGTGCTAGCATTTCTGCTAAACTACCCAGTTAGCTGGATGCAGCGCCAAGGTGCTAGGCGAGAGCAGGTTGCTATTTTAGTCTTTCTACTCGCTTTGTCAGTTTTACTGGCGTTGGGTGTCACCCTTGTCCCGCTTGCTCTGACTCAGGCTCAGCAACTGGTGGCGCGTATACCAGAGTTAATAGATTCTGGGCGATCGCAGTTGATGATGCTGAACGAGAAAGCAGACAGCTTTGGTTTACCCGTCAACCTTGATGCTTTAGTTTCACAAATTAACGACCGTGTCAAGGGACAATTGCAGGCGATCGCTGGACAAGTTTTAAATTTGGCTGTTGTTACAGTCACCAGCCTGCTTGACTTTATCTTGACAATGGTATTAACTTTTTATCTCCTACAGCACGGAGATGAACTGTGGGAAAGTTTAGTATATTGGCTACCTGTTAAATTCCGTGAGGCTTTTTCAGATACAGTACGCCTGAGCTTTCAAAACTTTTTCATTAGTCAGTTAATTTCATCCACCTGTATGGCATCAGCCCTGATTCCCATCTTTTTGTGGCTGAAAGTTCCATTTGGCTTACTATTTGGTTTGACCATTGGTATCATGGCACTTGTACCATTTGGTGGTTCTGTAGGTATTGCTCTAACGACTTTGATAGTGGCACTACAAGACTTTTGGATGGGCACAAGGGTATTGGCTGCTGCACTTATTGTTCAGCAAATTCTGGAAAACTTTATTGCTCCGAGAATTTTAGGGAGTTTTACAGGTTTAAACCCTGTTTGGGTGCTTATTTCAGTTTTGACAGGCGCAAGAATTGGTGGACTTTTGGGTGTGATCGTAGCGGTACCCAGCGCTGTTGTACTCAAAACAGTTTTAAGCGCTATACGTCCTTACTCTTCTGTATCTAGTGGCAGTAATGTAGAAGTACTTCCTCAAGGAAGTTCAGAATCTAGCAATACGAAAAATGATGAGACTGCAGGGGATAGTATAACTGCAGATTCAAAGGCTCATTCTACTGAGGTAGCTGCACCCGTTTCAGTTGAAGTATCGCCTTCAACTGCTCAAACAAATCATCCTGGGGCAAATCCTTCTAAGACTGTGGCTCCACAATGGAACCCATAA
- a CDS encoding S8 family serine peptidase, protein MANKQTWIIWGLGACCLSAPVLAAVESPFGTNGIDALRLHQLPYNLIGRKIAIGQVEIGRPGRFGLDKAVSKNRSVSIAGAFLRNELAKSNSGVDPHAYNVASMMVSTDKAFPGVAPGARLYSSAVGYGKSLGQPQECLSAQHVALQNGGDIRAINFSFGEPLNRDPRPQAVLDGNALLTLCIDWSSRIHNSLYIIAGNQGKGGIPIPTDNYNGLNVAFSSRRGGIYNKVDVSNLAAVDEGLVTRLAGKEMNLGPRRAIGIVAPGNNIGLRNADGKKNKVTGTSFAAPQVTATVALLQEFGDKQLRTKQPNWSIESRRHEVMKAVLLNSADKIQDSGDGLRLGMTRTLIDKQNKDWLATEAYKDPKIPLDSQMGTGHLNAFRAYQQFSAGEWNPTQSVPVLGWDYRTVNAEASVEYKLAKPLRQGSFVSITLTWDRLVELNDRNKNGQFDAGEYFRDRALNNLDLYLVKADDKNGNADAVCSSISEVDSVEHIFCPVPATGQYKIRVQFRKKVNEATQAYALAWWSVPVR, encoded by the coding sequence ATGGCGAACAAACAAACTTGGATAATTTGGGGATTAGGTGCTTGCTGCTTGAGTGCGCCAGTACTTGCTGCTGTGGAATCTCCTTTTGGCACTAATGGTATTGATGCTCTAAGACTACACCAACTCCCATATAATTTAATCGGCCGCAAGATTGCTATTGGTCAGGTAGAGATTGGGCGTCCAGGTAGGTTTGGGTTGGATAAAGCCGTCTCTAAAAATCGCTCAGTATCTATAGCAGGAGCATTCCTACGCAATGAACTTGCAAAGTCAAATAGCGGTGTTGACCCCCACGCCTACAATGTCGCTAGTATGATGGTCAGTACAGATAAAGCATTTCCTGGAGTAGCTCCAGGAGCACGATTGTACTCATCTGCTGTGGGTTATGGAAAAAGCTTAGGTCAACCACAAGAGTGCTTGTCAGCACAGCACGTAGCACTACAAAATGGGGGAGACATCCGCGCAATTAACTTTAGCTTTGGCGAACCTTTAAACCGTGACCCACGACCTCAGGCTGTTTTAGATGGCAACGCCTTACTCACCTTATGTATTGACTGGTCTAGTCGCATCCACAATAGTCTTTACATAATTGCAGGCAATCAGGGAAAGGGCGGCATTCCGATACCTACAGATAATTATAACGGACTCAACGTAGCTTTTTCATCCCGTCGAGGAGGGATTTATAATAAAGTTGATGTTTCTAATTTGGCGGCTGTTGATGAAGGACTAGTGACGCGGCTTGCTGGAAAAGAGATGAATCTTGGTCCACGTCGTGCTATTGGTATAGTTGCTCCAGGGAATAACATCGGCTTGCGAAATGCAGATGGGAAAAAGAATAAAGTCACGGGGACAAGCTTTGCAGCGCCTCAGGTGACTGCTACAGTTGCTCTGTTGCAGGAGTTTGGTGATAAACAACTGCGCACAAAACAACCCAACTGGAGTATAGAATCTCGCAGACATGAAGTGATGAAAGCAGTACTGCTCAACTCAGCTGATAAAATTCAAGACAGTGGCGACGGTTTGCGCTTAGGAATGACGCGGACGCTCATCGATAAACAAAATAAAGACTGGTTGGCAACTGAAGCATATAAAGACCCAAAAATTCCTTTAGATTCCCAAATGGGAACTGGTCATTTGAACGCGTTTCGCGCTTACCAACAATTTAGCGCTGGTGAATGGAATCCAACGCAAAGTGTACCAGTTCTTGGTTGGGACTATCGCACAGTCAATGCAGAAGCATCTGTAGAATATAAGTTAGCAAAACCCTTAAGGCAGGGGAGTTTTGTTTCTATCACCTTAACTTGGGATAGGTTAGTAGAGCTAAACGACAGGAATAAAAACGGTCAGTTTGACGCAGGAGAATATTTTCGCGATCGCGCCTTAAACAACCTCGACCTTTATCTGGTCAAAGCTGATGATAAAAATGGAAATGCTGACGCTGTCTGTTCCTCAATCAGTGAAGTTGACAGTGTTGAACATATTTTTTGCCCTGTTCCCGCAACAGGTCAGTACAAAATCCGTGTTCAATTTCGCAAGAAAGTTAACGAAGCAACTCAGGCTTACGCTTTAGCTTGGTGGAGTGTACCCGTCAGGTAG
- the rpe gene encoding ribulose-phosphate 3-epimerase encodes MTQTQSKKPIVIAPSILSADFSRLGDEIRAVDQAGADWIHVDVMDGRFVPNITIGPLIVEAIRPVTQKPLDVHLMIVEPEKYVEDFAKAGADHIYVHCEHNASPHLHRTLGQIKEAGAKAGVVLNPGSPLDLIEYVLELCDLVLIMSVNPGFGGQSFIPEVVPKIRKLRQMCDERGLDPWIEVDGGLKANNTWQVLEAGANAIVAGSAVFKAKDYAEAIEGIRNSKRPSPQLATA; translated from the coding sequence ATGACCCAAACACAATCTAAAAAGCCCATTGTAATAGCTCCATCCATCCTATCAGCAGATTTTAGTCGTCTAGGAGACGAAATACGTGCTGTAGATCAGGCTGGCGCAGATTGGATTCATGTCGATGTAATGGACGGTCGCTTTGTACCTAATATTACGATAGGTCCTCTGATTGTGGAGGCGATTCGCCCAGTGACACAAAAGCCTCTGGACGTCCACTTGATGATTGTAGAGCCAGAAAAATACGTAGAAGATTTTGCGAAAGCAGGGGCAGATCACATCTATGTTCATTGCGAACACAACGCTTCACCTCACCTGCACCGCACGTTGGGACAAATCAAAGAAGCTGGCGCAAAAGCAGGAGTGGTTCTTAACCCCGGTAGTCCTTTGGATTTGATAGAGTATGTTCTAGAACTGTGTGACTTGGTGTTGATTATGAGCGTCAACCCTGGTTTTGGCGGTCAAAGCTTTATTCCTGAAGTTGTGCCAAAAATCCGCAAGCTACGTCAAATGTGCGATGAACGTGGTCTTGATCCTTGGATTGAAGTTGACGGGGGACTCAAGGCAAATAATACCTGGCAAGTTTTGGAAGCTGGGGCGAATGCGATCGTAGCTGGTTCAGCTGTGTTTAAGGCAAAGGATTATGCTGAGGCTATAGAGGGTATTCGCAACAGCAAGCGTCCTAGTCCACAACTCGCAACGGCTTGA
- a CDS encoding serpin family protein, with amino-acid sequence MKHKFSNAGENFLQRRYGVRLGRRYVLAAASVVLMGVIGCSQVNSSTSAFAQSGSPRSESPVSKPALNPDSKLITANTKFGFKLFSEVLKNDSGKNIFVSPSSVAIALAMTYNGASGSTKEAMAKALEFKELNLEQINSSNVVLKKLLENSDPKVQLTIANSLWGNRKASFQPDFLQRNRDFYTAKIASLNFTDASSLNVINDWVNQNTSGKITNIVEKIQPDQVLFLINAIYFKGSWTNEFDKQQTAEYPFYLQSGEQKQHPMMSQSGDYRYFENQQFQAVSLPYGKDAKMSFYIFLPKQNSNLQSFYQNLNAENWENWMAQFSKQQGSIRLPRFKMNYDVTLKNPLTAIGMGEAFSDQANFSAMGKDLKISEVKHKTFVEVNEEGTEAAAATSVQMVPLSALLPPKEPFQMIVERPFFCAIRDNQTGSILFMGSIVEPQS; translated from the coding sequence ATGAAGCATAAATTTAGCAATGCTGGGGAAAATTTCTTACAAAGACGTTATGGAGTTCGTTTAGGCAGACGTTACGTTTTGGCGGCTGCGAGCGTTGTCCTAATGGGTGTTATAGGATGCTCTCAAGTTAATAGTAGCACGAGTGCATTTGCCCAGTCGGGTTCACCTCGCTCAGAATCTCCAGTATCGAAGCCAGCATTAAATCCTGATAGTAAACTTATTACAGCCAACACAAAGTTTGGCTTCAAACTGTTTTCAGAAGTCTTGAAAAACGATAGTGGCAAAAACATTTTTGTTTCACCTTCTAGTGTGGCGATCGCCCTTGCCATGACCTACAATGGCGCGAGTGGCAGCACAAAAGAAGCAATGGCTAAAGCACTGGAGTTTAAGGAGTTGAACTTAGAACAAATTAATTCCTCTAACGTGGTGTTAAAAAAACTATTAGAAAACTCAGATCCAAAGGTGCAGCTGACAATTGCTAATTCGCTTTGGGGAAATAGAAAAGCTAGCTTTCAACCAGATTTTCTGCAACGAAATAGAGATTTTTACACAGCTAAAATTGCCAGTCTTAACTTCACAGATGCGAGTTCTTTGAACGTGATTAATGACTGGGTTAATCAGAACACAAGCGGTAAAATCACTAATATCGTTGAAAAAATACAACCTGACCAAGTTCTATTTCTTATCAACGCTATCTATTTTAAAGGTAGCTGGACAAATGAATTTGATAAACAGCAAACAGCAGAATATCCTTTTTATCTCCAGTCAGGTGAACAGAAACAACACCCAATGATGTCACAATCAGGTGACTATAGATACTTTGAAAATCAACAATTTCAGGCAGTTAGCTTACCGTATGGAAAAGATGCTAAAATGAGCTTTTATATTTTCTTGCCCAAACAAAACTCTAATCTACAAAGTTTTTATCAAAACCTAAATGCAGAGAATTGGGAAAATTGGATGGCTCAGTTTAGCAAACAACAGGGGTCTATTCGCTTACCCCGTTTTAAGATGAACTATGACGTCACGCTGAAAAATCCTCTAACAGCCATAGGTATGGGTGAAGCTTTCAGCGATCAGGCAAATTTTTCCGCGATGGGTAAGGATTTAAAAATAAGCGAAGTCAAGCATAAAACTTTTGTTGAAGTCAATGAGGAAGGTACAGAAGCTGCTGCTGCTACTTCTGTGCAAATGGTGCCATTATCAGCGCTCTTGCCACCAAAAGAGCCATTCCAAATGATTGTTGAGCGTCCCTTCTTCTGTGCGATTCGGGATAATCAAACAGGAAGCATATTGTTTATGGGTTCCATTGTGGAGCCACAGTCTTAG
- a CDS encoding cyanoexosortase A system-associated protein gives MIWKQLRISLLAFTLSGVLFVLGTIVFLPTKDKQTVPAFTFPQEVPLPQWQFTISRPLPQPTKKVYKVIAQKHYQYLNKNWVLDIEMRYLKDGDVVQLLRDFTFISSPAVVRQQQGVGYYGLGVEKQRAYLSACINPQGGSTFTNEQFNQNLHTHAIQPKRLLSWILSQEQLQDNRCLWAHLSVPFKNSSPEAAYQVLENAWFSWYRWWEPRFPKS, from the coding sequence ATGATTTGGAAACAATTACGCATATCACTTTTGGCATTCACTCTGAGTGGTGTCCTGTTTGTTTTAGGAACTATAGTGTTTCTTCCCACAAAAGACAAACAGACAGTGCCTGCGTTTACATTTCCTCAAGAGGTTCCTTTACCACAATGGCAATTCACTATCAGTCGTCCACTACCACAGCCAACAAAAAAGGTTTACAAAGTCATAGCTCAAAAGCATTATCAATACCTAAACAAGAATTGGGTTCTAGATATTGAAATGCGTTATTTGAAGGATGGAGATGTTGTTCAGCTTCTGCGAGATTTTACCTTTATCTCTTCCCCTGCAGTTGTACGTCAGCAACAAGGAGTCGGCTACTATGGTTTGGGAGTAGAAAAGCAACGAGCTTACTTGAGTGCCTGTATCAACCCTCAAGGTGGCAGTACATTTACTAACGAACAATTTAATCAAAATCTACATACCCACGCAATCCAGCCGAAACGTTTATTGTCCTGGATATTGAGTCAGGAACAACTTCAAGACAACCGTTGTCTTTGGGCGCATTTATCAGTTCCTTTCAAAAATTCTTCTCCAGAAGCAGCTTACCAAGTTTTAGAAAACGCTTGGTTTTCTTGGTATCGATGGTGGGAACCACGCTTTCCCAAGTCCTAA